AATGAAGAAAGAACTCTCTGATCTTGCGATGCGGGATGCAGTATTTTCTGTGAACTTCAACGAGAGATCTCGAGAGGTCTCCGGAGCCAAGGGTCTTGAAACAATTGAGTTCTTCCTTGCGGCCAACCCAGGGGAATCAGCCAGACCTCTTGCGAAGATTGCGTCAGGCGGAGAGCTTTCACGAGTCATGTTAGCGTTGAAAACTTTGGAGATTGACTCTGCCGGACAGGCCTCCACTCTGGTTTTTGACGAGGTTGACGCCGGTATTGGGGGACATACGGCGGTCGCCGTGGCTGACAGGCTAGCTCAAGTGGCAAGACGACAACAAACGATTTGTATCACACATTTGCATCAAATTGCGGCTAAAGCTGACCATCACTTGGCCGTACGAAAATTTGTGAAGGAAGGTAGGACTTCGATCGAAGCCAATGCTTTACACCGGGAGGAACGTATTTCGGAATTGGCCAGGATGCTGGGAGCGTCCGAAGATTCGGCGCCTGTTCGTGAACATGTTAGAAACCTGGTAAAGAAGACCAAGGAAAGGTCCTAAGTTGATAAGAAAAGCTGTCCTGACGGATGTAAAAAAAGTTCATGCTCTTATTTCTGAACAGGCAAAAGGCGGTCACTTGCTCGCACGCGCCATTGCCGACATATATTCTCAAATTAGGGATTTCTCGGTCGCTGTCGATGACGAAACTGGTGAAATCATCGGTTGTGGAGCCCTACGAATAGTTTGGGAAGATCTTGCTGAAGTTCGCTCGGTGGCGGTCAAGAGGAAACGTCAGGGTAAAGGTGTCGGGCGAAATCTTATTGATACTCTGGTACAAGAATCTTGCGAACTCGGAATAAAAAAAGTTTTTGTGTTAACCTATCGTGTTAGCCTCTTTGAAAAAATGGGGTTTGTTCTGATGGACAAGAGTCTTTTACCTCATAAGATATGGGCAGATTGCGTAAAGTGTCCAAAGTTTCCGGAATGTGACGAGGTTGCGATGGTGAGGGACTCGAACCAGCGCTCTGAACAATCTGACAGTTGAGGAGTAGATGAAAGTAGGATTAATTTTTCAAATTTACAAGTTCTCGAAATGCTTTTTGTCTGTCGGCCTGTTCGTGGTGTTGGGTCTCCTGTTCACCTTTTGGTTGACCGGTTGCGGAGCCATTAATCCGGGCAAGTGGAAAGGTGTGGAAAAAACATCATCTGACGAGTATTACTACCTAGTCAAGGATGTTTTTCTCTCTCCAGGGTCTGCATATTCGGCGAAAGACAATTTTGATCACAACGTCAATGATTCCGTGAACCTTTATTTCACGCCAAGGAATGAAACGAATCAGTACACGGCGGAAACGATATGGTACGACCCCTCGGACCAGGAATTCAGGAAGATTAGAGCCACCTACGACACCAAACAAGAGAGCAAACAGGGCATAAACCGCAGCAGCCATGGCACCACGCGAGTTCAGTCAATTCCCACCATGCAGCTTTACAATCATAAACCCGGTCTCTGGAAAGTTGAGTTGTACCTTGAGGGTAAGCTGGCGCGTCGCCTTACATTTACCGTGAGGTAAGGTAACTTCTTGCTGAAACGTCACATCGAATACAGGGTTTCATGGAACTTAGCCACACTACGCTCCTATTGCGTCAACTTCATTGACTTGCTAAAATATCTATAAAGTCAAAATCGGAGGTCAGGTGATAAGATCTCGTAAAATCTACAGTATCCTGATCATTGCAGCTATAATAGCTCTGATACCTTCATTGTCGTTCCCTGTTAAACTTTATGCGCCCGATTACCTGTGGAAAAGGGGCGTGGCGGAAAAGACCGATCCGATCGCGATTGCGGATACACATCTTGGAATTCCTTACCGGGATGACGGGGCTTTGGATGATCAAGGTCGTTTCACTACGTTTGGTCGGCCGGATCATTTTTTTGACAGTCCAGGCCTTAATTGCAGCGGTTTGGTCCTTTCAGTATGCAGGTTTATATTCGATAAAAACTGGACCTTGACCGAAGCGACAAGGGACAGGCATGGAAATAGCGGTCAGGGAGCCGCCTTGGGGAAAGATTGGGATTTTGGTTTTGATCTCATATTAAACCTCAGTGACGGCGTCGAACGTAGGGTCATCATGCCTGACGGGCGGGCAGTAAACCTTGACACTGCAGATGGCATGAACCTCAGGGGATTTCGACTTGACGACAGAAACAGTTGGACCCAGGTCATAAATCAAATGAGGCCGGGATATGCGTATTTCGGAGATATCAGCAAACCTGCCCATCAGCCTGGTTACAAAGTGATTCATTACCATGTTGTGATCGCCATACCGGATGGAAAGGGCGCTATTTGGCTTTATCACGCCACGCAACGAAGCAATGTTCACAAAATTGATATCAATTCTTCTCAGGGCTTGGCCAAATTCATGGGGCAGTTTCGCGGGACGAGGGGCGACTACAAAGACATTCTATTTGTTGAAGCCAAGCTACCCGATCTTACCGTAGCGTCCGAGGATTCATCTAACCGTCAAGACGGGGCGCCCCCTAGTCCGGAGTCTATGAAATCCTCTCCTGTGGATGCGCTACCAGGGCTCCCCCCCGGAGCGTCTCATGAAAAATCAACACCATCTGTTCTTCAAAATGAAACGCAAGGGGAAACTCCAGCTCCTGGGAACTCATTGCAAAACCAAAGCGTTGACGCTTCCCACAACGAAAAAGAAGATCATAAACAAGTCGTTGGTCCTCAACTCGAATTGACCCACCTTGCAGGCAAAGTATTCAACAAAATTCCTGACATCGTTACGCATATTCCCAAGTTCTCGGATGACACAAAGTCGGCTGTCACGTTTATTTTTCAGAACAGGACTGACAACCCCAGGTTGGTTAACATTTTATTGAAAACTCCCTCAGGAGAACGTGATTATAAGGGTTCTATACCTTCTTCAAGCACTGACTTCGAAGTAGTTTTTCCACGGGATTTCGGAACATCCGGCACAATAGAAGCCACTCAAGGGGAATACGTAGAAGAAGTTACAGTAGACGGCAAGCCATGGTTGGCTAATGTCTTTCAAATAGCCAAACCTCGTGAGGCTGAACCTAAAATACTTAACGTAAAGGTCCCAAAAGAGGTCCAGGCAGGTAAATCTTTTGTGTTAAGTGTGACGGTTCAAAATAAGGGAGCTGAATCCGACTACGGTGGCATAACAGTGTCCTCCCCTGACCCTCAAGGTCTTCGGATAGTTTCGTGCAAACCTGGAAGAGTATTTCCCTCCGGCAGTACCGTCCTGTCGATCACTTCCGACAAGATTCGCACGAAAGTCCCGATGGCTGAGCAATGGATCGAGCTTTGGGGAGAAAACAAGACGTACGAGATGCAGGTCGGGGTACAGGCAGGCAGACCTGGAACCTACCCTTTGTATGTCAGATGCGCTCTGAGGGGGGTAAATGTTAAGAGCAGCGTAATACTTATGGATCCACCTTCGGGTCAAACCGTTGATCAACAAGGGTTTCCTGTTCAAGTATACATGATTAATGTTCGATAAGTTCGGTCTGAGAGTTTTCCTGTCTTTCTCTAAGCTCACATGGAGAGTGTGATGATTGGTAAAATTAAATTATTAACATTGTCGCTTCTGGGCTTGTTAATCATGAGCACAGTAGCCGCATACGCCGCCCCCAAAGAAGAGCCCTGGTCTGAAATCGAAGCGCGGACAAAGTTCCTGAGAACCAAACATTATATCGAGGTTGTTCGAGTTCAATCAGATGTTTTTAGAAGCGCCAAAGCAAAAGGTGGTCAGGATGTTCCAGGGCCCTTTCCTGTGCACGTAATTTTACCTGAGAATTATGAAATGGATTTAAACAGGCGTTACGGAGTTGTCTACCTTCTTGGCGGAAAATCAGGATGGGACAACGGTCCTGAACTCGGGGGCGCAACTTATTGGTCCGTTTGGTGCAAGACTCCATTGACGATGGATAACCTCAAGTCCGGCACTTTGAACAAAGCCAGCTTTCAGGACAATATTAATGACCGAGAGTTACAGACATTTAATCAATGGCTTCGGGATAAGCCCTATGAGGATGTCATTGTGGTTTCAGTCTGGAACCCCGGTGGAGGGGCTACCGCGAATTATGAAAAATACCTTATAGACGAGGTTATCCCTTTCATTGACGCTAATTACAGGACTGTGCCGGATCGCAGGTTCAGGGGAATTGACGGCGCTTGCGCAGGAGCAGCCCAAGCGATAATGATCTCAGCAAGACGACCGGACATATTCGGTTATGCCGGTGGGCAACAGACAGACCTTGGGAGTTATCCTATGACCCCCGACGTGTGGAGAAACAATGTGGCCCGAATCAAGAAGGCGGGTGGAATCGCTTACAACATAAACACCAATGTCAAAGATGGATGTAATTCCTACAGCAATCGTGGTCGACTCTATGAACTCGTACAGGATATGAAATCAGCGGGATTCCCTGTTGATGTACATGTATTCGAAAGTTGCGGGCACGGGTATTGCGCATATCGCTATCCTAATGGACATCAGGCTCTCTATTGGTTTTCCAGACAGTTTTCCAAAAATTTTAAGGCCCTCGGTATTAATCAGAACATCAAGCCTGTTCTGGCTTCTGATAAGAGCAAATTCAAGAAAGCCGCACAAGAGACGACACATAAACCATCCAGCGGAAATTCAGGGGTGTTGCCAGGTTATTGGTAGTGAATTCAGAAACTTATTTCTCACGCTATTTTTGGATCATCGCGTCACTTACTGTTTTCGCGACAGTTTGCGCTAGTTGTTCGGACAAAAAACCCGAAGGAAAAGGGGTAAACAAGCATTCGATCATTAATGGAGATTCCGGAAAAACCTCGAGGGAATTATCCACACGCTTTGGGGGATCTTCTCCTTCAGAAACCGACCATGGGGCGAATGAGATTTCAGGGTCAGGAGCGCAAATCGAAGTTGAAAAGATATTGAGAAAAACAGAGCCGATTTTATCTTGCAAAGCTCCTAGTGAATTTCTATTTCTGAACTCACGAAACGTTCCGAATGCGGTAGTGGTTGTTACTCTTCCTCTGGATTACTCGTCGCGGACAGACAAGTCATATCCACTGGTGATTGCCTTTGGGGGGGCCGGAGAATGCTCTCGTCCTCCTCGCGAGGGGGCGATGGCATGGCTGGGTTATTACAGGATGGATGATGCTATCCACGCTTTGACCAGCAATCACCTGAAAGCCCCAGACTTCAAAGGCCTTGTCTCTGAGCAAAGGCTGGTAGAATTTAATCAAAAGCTCAAGAGACACCCTTTTTCCGGTGTTATAGTCGCCTGTCCGTATTCACCGCTGATTACAACTTTACCGGAGTTCGAAAACACCGGCTACGAGGATTTCGTAATGAAGGAACTCCTGCCACTCTTGAAACACCGGTACAGGGTAGCAAGGGGATTGGTAGGAGTTGATGGAGTTTCGATGGGTGGAGCGAGATCCATGCTTTTCGGTCTAAAATATCCAGAAGCGTTCTCATCTATAGGCTCTATCCAAGGAGCGTTTGGTCCTTTTCTAGACACATATCGCGGACTGATTCGAAAGAACAAGAATAAACTGAAAAATCACTCTATTCAATTGATTACTAGCGACGGGGACAGCATGGCTCCATCCGTAGATAAGATGAAAGCTTTGCTAAACGATGAAGGAATTCCCGTCACCTACATGAAATTAACAGGACCTCATGACTACATTTTCAACCAGGGGCCCGGATCAATAGCCCTATTGATGTTTCATAACCTACCCCTTCGACAAACAACAGGCGGTCCAAAAAAATGATTGGTCAACTTTCAAATCCATGAAATTGAAAAAACCTGAAGAGCTGATCAATGAAGCGTTGAGGCTGGGGATGTTCTCCGCTGCGGCTCTTATAGTGTCCGTCCGGGATCAAATAGTCCATAACGGGTATTATGGGGTCCTATCAAATGATGTAGATCATCCAGTCACACAAAACACCCTGTTCGATCTTGCGTCATTGACCAAGATAATCGCGACGACACCATCATGGTTTTTCTTGAGCGCCAAAGATCCGAATATTCTTGACGCGCCAATGACAAAGTGGTTTCCAGAAATCCCTGATAATAAAGCTCAAATAACTCCCCGTTTCTTACTTGCGCACTCTTCCGGGCTGCCGGCCTGGAAACCGTATTACCTCATGACGCCGGTCACCGAACCTAAGGCATTCATTAGAGAAAAGATCTTCAGGGAGCCCCTCGTTTATGCGCCTGGAAAAGGATGTATATATTCCGACCTGGGTTTCATGCTCCTCTCTTTTATAGTGGAAGTTGAAACAGGTCATACTCTTGATTTGTTCGTGAAGGAATTCATATATGAGGCGTTGGGGCTTCATCATGATCTCATGTTCAAACCTTTTGACTTTTCGGACAGAATCGTTCGGACTCGCTCTGGTGATTCGCCTGGACTCGTCAACGACTTGAACGCTCGCGCACTAGGAGGTGTTTCAGGTCATGCAGGGTTGTTCGGAACTGCCCGAGGGGTTACAGAGATGGCCCAACAGGTTTTGCTCGGTCTTAAATCGAAAGAAGCTTTTTTTGACAATTCCACAGTCTCAGAGTTCTGCTCGCTCGCCGGGTTCCATCCAGCGTCATCCCGCGGCTTGGGCTTTGACACCAATCTCGAGACAGCAGCGTCTTGCGGTAACAAATTTAGTCCACGGAGTGTAGGCCATACAGGATTTACCGGAACATCACTCTGGATCGACCCTGAAAAAGAGCTTGTTGTCACGTTTCTGACAAACAGGGTCTACATGGGGGAATCTGACTTCCGGATCAAGGACTTCAGACCACTGCTTCATGACGCTGTTATAGAAGAAATGTAATCTGACGGGAAGACTGAAGACTCATCCGGTCAATACTAATAAACCATTACGTACCAAATGATGGGGGCTATCAATATTCGATAATAGGCATAAGGAGCCAGGCTCCATCTCTGCACTAACGCGATGAAGGTTTTTATCGCCGCAGCGGCGACTATGAAGGAAACCAGAAAGCCAATCGTGAAAAACGGTATGTCAGATATTTCCAAGAGTTTCCAGCTCTTCAACAAATCATATCCTGTGGCGGCTACCATTACGGGAACTGCGGCGAGGAAAGAATATTCGGTTGCCACCTTCCGATCCAGTCCTGACAGTAGCCCTCCAACTATTGTGGAAGCTGACCGCGACATTCCGGGCCACAAAGCGAAACACTGAAAGCAACCAATCATCAACGCCTGGAAATAACTGAGTTCATCCAGACTCGAGGTCCTGGCTTGAGGTTTGTATTTCTCAGCCAAG
This portion of the Desulfomonilaceae bacterium genome encodes:
- a CDS encoding N-acetyltransferase, translating into MIRKAVLTDVKKVHALISEQAKGGHLLARAIADIYSQIRDFSVAVDDETGEIIGCGALRIVWEDLAEVRSVAVKRKRQGKGVGRNLIDTLVQESCELGIKKVFVLTYRVSLFEKMGFVLMDKSLLPHKIWADCVKCPKFPECDEVAMVRDSNQRSEQSDS
- a CDS encoding alpha/beta hydrolase-fold protein, whose product is MIGKIKLLTLSLLGLLIMSTVAAYAAPKEEPWSEIEARTKFLRTKHYIEVVRVQSDVFRSAKAKGGQDVPGPFPVHVILPENYEMDLNRRYGVVYLLGGKSGWDNGPELGGATYWSVWCKTPLTMDNLKSGTLNKASFQDNINDRELQTFNQWLRDKPYEDVIVVSVWNPGGGATANYEKYLIDEVIPFIDANYRTVPDRRFRGIDGACAGAAQAIMISARRPDIFGYAGGQQTDLGSYPMTPDVWRNNVARIKKAGGIAYNINTNVKDGCNSYSNRGRLYELVQDMKSAGFPVDVHVFESCGHGYCAYRYPNGHQALYWFSRQFSKNFKALGINQNIKPVLASDKSKFKKAAQETTHKPSSGNSGVLPGYW
- a CDS encoding alpha/beta hydrolase-fold protein, whose amino-acid sequence is MNSETYFSRYFWIIASLTVFATVCASCSDKKPEGKGVNKHSIINGDSGKTSRELSTRFGGSSPSETDHGANEISGSGAQIEVEKILRKTEPILSCKAPSEFLFLNSRNVPNAVVVVTLPLDYSSRTDKSYPLVIAFGGAGECSRPPREGAMAWLGYYRMDDAIHALTSNHLKAPDFKGLVSEQRLVEFNQKLKRHPFSGVIVACPYSPLITTLPEFENTGYEDFVMKELLPLLKHRYRVARGLVGVDGVSMGGARSMLFGLKYPEAFSSIGSIQGAFGPFLDTYRGLIRKNKNKLKNHSIQLITSDGDSMAPSVDKMKALLNDEGIPVTYMKLTGPHDYIFNQGPGSIALLMFHNLPLRQTTGGPKK
- a CDS encoding serine hydrolase domain-containing protein; its protein translation is MKLKKPEELINEALRLGMFSAAALIVSVRDQIVHNGYYGVLSNDVDHPVTQNTLFDLASLTKIIATTPSWFFLSAKDPNILDAPMTKWFPEIPDNKAQITPRFLLAHSSGLPAWKPYYLMTPVTEPKAFIREKIFREPLVYAPGKGCIYSDLGFMLLSFIVEVETGHTLDLFVKEFIYEALGLHHDLMFKPFDFSDRIVRTRSGDSPGLVNDLNARALGGVSGHAGLFGTARGVTEMAQQVLLGLKSKEAFFDNSTVSEFCSLAGFHPASSRGLGFDTNLETAASCGNKFSPRSVGHTGFTGTSLWIDPEKELVVTFLTNRVYMGESDFRIKDFRPLLHDAVIEEM
- a CDS encoding undecaprenyl-diphosphate phosphatase, translated to MSHEYWIAVILGIVEGLTEFLPVSSTGHLIIAGDLLNFTGEKAASFEIFIQLGAILAVMVLYWQRFVGLIPDGFRLGKKNGFKGYQGLLLLALTTLPALVAGYLARHVIRAYLFGPMTVALALGVGGIAILLAEKYKPQARTSSLDELSYFQALMIGCFQCFALWPGMSRSASTIVGGLLSGLDRKVATEYSFLAAVPVMVAATGYDLLKSWKLLEISDIPFFTIGFLVSFIVAAAAIKTFIALVQRWSLAPYAYYRILIAPIIWYVMVY